In Propionispora hippei DSM 15287, the genomic window CTGCAATTGCGGGAACGAAATGTAAAGATGTATCGTTATCTGGGGATTTGCGGCAGTCTGACGGTAGTTATAGTCTTATTATAGAGAGGAGTAGGACAGGTGGGATTGGACGTATTGTTTAAAATTGCCGGAGTCGGAATTTTAGTTTCCGTGTTTCACACTGCCTTAAAACAAGCCGGAAAAGAGGATATGGCCCATTTATGTACATTAGCCGGCTTCACGATGGTGCTGCTTTGGGTAGTTCAGTTATTAGGCCGCTTATTTACAACGGTACAGGAAGTATTTAAATTGTTCTAGGGAACCGCTGATTTAATGAGCCAGCCGGCCTGGCGAGAGATTTTTTCGGCTGGTAAGGAAGCAAAAGCGCAGGAATAGCGGTTCCTATTTCAAGGTTTTGCTGAGGCAGCCAGACGGAAAAAGATCCGCCAGGATGCGCTGTGTGAATAAATCAGTGGTTCCCTAGGCCGAGCTAGTACTTTGTCAGCCTTGATCCAGTGAATACCGTTTTAAGCTTGATAAGGTACTAGCGGGTTTTGTCCGCCATACAAGCATAAGGGGTGTACGGTCGTGGATATTGTACAAATCGTCGGCCTGGGATTTGTTGTAACGCTACTCAGTCTGATTATTAAAAGGGAACGTCCGGAAATTGCTTTGCAATTAAGTTTAGCTTTGGCAGCTATCATTTTTTTATTGGTACTTACCAAAATCGGTGCCGTACTTAATCTCTTCAGAGATCTAGCTGAAAAGGCAAATATTAGCCAGATGTACCTAAATACTATTTTAAAGATTATCGGTATTGCTTACATTGCGGAATTTGGTGCACAGGTGTGTAAAGATGCCGGTGAAGGAGCTGTGGCAAGTAAAATTGAGCTGGCTGGCAAAGTCATGGTTATGGTCATGGCAATCCCTATTATCGTTCTGGTTCTAGATACTGTCATACGTTTAATACCATAGTGCTTCACCAACTCTAAAACTACATTTGCATTTTCAAAGTTAGCGGAGCACACAGTAAGGTGGAATATGATGAGAAAAGCGGTCATGGTATTATTGTGGTTAATGCTCTTAAGTTCCACCGTTTGGGGAGCACCGGCAGACCAGACGGACGTTACGCAGCAAGTGCTGGAAAAAATGTCGCTTGAGGATATTAACCAGGTTGTTGATAAGATAAAAGCCGAGCTGCATGAGAATGTTCCCGGTGTGGAAAATTTGACTATTCAAGAAATGGCTGCCAAAGGTATTCGGATAAATTGGCAACAGTGGTGGAAAAGCCTTATGGCCAGATTTTTTCAAGAAATAGCTGCTAACATACATTTGAGTGGGAAACTATTATTTTTAGCAGTTTTATGCGCTATACTGCAAAACTTACAAAATTCTTTTGAACGCAGTAATGTTTCTTTATTAACCTATAGCATTTGCTTTAGTTTTTTGTCCGTTATCGCACTTACTTCCATTTATAATGTACTGGAGTTAGCCCGCCAGACTGTGGCGCAAATGGTTGATTTTATGCAAGCCTTATTACCAGTACTTATTTCTTTACTGGCCGGTGTCGGTGCTGTCACTTCGGCTGCGTTGTTTAGTCCGGTCATGTTATTTTTAACAAGTATGGTAAGTCTGCTTGTTAAGGATGTGGTATTACCGCTTTTATTTCTTACGACAGTGTTGGAATGTGTTAACTATCTTTCTACTACCTACAGGCTAGACAATTTGGCCAGTGTTTTTAAACAAGGTGGAATGGTTGTATTAAGCTTGGCGCTGGTAGTCTTTATTGGGGTTGTTACGATTCAAGGGGTCTCGGGCGGTGTGTCGGATGGAATTGCCTTGCGAACGGCCAAATATGCTACTGCCACGTTTATCCCGGTAGTGGGAAAAATGTTTTCTGACACGGTCGAACTGGTTATGGGAGCATCTTTATTATTAAAAAACACAGTGGGAATTCTTGGGGTCTTGGCGGTCTTAATGATATGTGTCTGGCCTCTGCTTAAGATACTGTCCTTAATTGTGGTAATTAAGCTGACTGGTGCACTTATACAGCCGATGGGTGATGACCGGATGGCAAAATGTCTGGATATGATGGGAAACAATCTTCTTTTGATTTTTGGTGCGGTGCTAACGGCGGCGCTGATGTTTTTTTTAGGTATAACGATGATTATTGGCGTGGGCAACGCGACAGTTATGTTACGCTGAGATGATTTAAAATAAGGGAAATGAGTGTTGAAAACAATGGAAGCGATAACCCTGTGGGTAAAGAATATTGTTTTAGTTGTTGTGTTTGCCTGCTTTCTTGACTTATTGCTGCCTAATAACAGCATGCAAAGATTTATCAAAGTAATTGTCGGCTTATTTATTATGCTGGCCATACTTAATCCACTCGTTGGTTTTTTTCAGAATAAGTGGGAAACGGAAGCTGCGCTGGCTAGTAGCACGATGACAGAAGGTCGGCAATCGGGAGATGTAACAACAACGATTAATAATACGGTGGTTGAACGGGAAGTGTTAGCCAAAGAAATATATACAAAAGATTTAAGTAAACAAATAAGGACTCTTGTATTGGCTATTCAAGGCGTACAAGAGGCCAAAGTAGCGGTAGAACTTGCTGATGAAAAGAATAGCAAGCACAAAGGCGGCATCAGTAAAATTAAAATTTACCTGAAACCAGGCAATTATTCCGGTAAATCCGATACAGTAGAAAAGATTCAACCCATTTCTGTTTCGGACGGGGAACCTGCTCAGCGACAGAATAGTCAGGAAGAAATAAGAGCAGAACTGAAAAATAGGATAATAAAGACTGTTACGGAGTTATATTTACTTTCCCCGGAGCAGGTTGAAATTTATAAGCTTTTTTAAAAAGGAGGGTTGCAGTGTATGCGCAGTTTAGAGGAAATTGTAAACAAAGGAAGGGCACTATGGCCATTTCAATTAGTCAGACAAGGCGTTATTACGACAAGGTTAATCTGGTTAGGTATCTTAGGTGTTGCTTTGCTATTGGTCAGCCACTTTTTTGAAGCTGAAACGGTGATTCCGCGTACCAAGGAACCGGCAGAAATAGGAAACCGCATGCCTGTGTCAGTACAAGCCGGAAGTTATGAGGAGATGCTGGAAGAAAAGCTGGCTAATCTCTTATCTAAAGTGAATGGTGCCGGCGCTGTTACAGTTAGTGTAACATTGGAAGCCGGCAATACACAGGAGCACGCCAAGAATGTAACCAAAGAGACAAAGACCGTGTCTGAAAAGGATACTACCGGTGGTGTTCGTACAACCACAGAGGTAAAGGAAACGGAACAAGTTTTGATTACCCGCGAGGCGGGGGCGGATAAACCTGTTGTGGTACGGGAAATAAAACCGGAGATTAAAGGTGTTCTTGTCGTGGCTGACGGGGCTTATGATTCAACGGTAAAGGCGAATTTGATCAAGGCAATTGAAGGTGGGTTGGGAATACCTCCGTATAAAATAACTGTTTTGCCTCAAAAAAGATGAGGAGGGGTAACATGATTTTATCCATCAAACGCTATAAAATAGCTCTTGTTGTGTGCGGAGTTTTTATTCTCATTCTATTATTAGCCTGTGCCGAATTATTGCATCGAAATGATTATCAAAGTAAAGCGGACCGTTCCAATTCCATGCAGGTAAATACGACAGTAGCCGTAGATAAAACGGCGCCGGTGCTTTCTCAGGACTTTTTTACTGAATATAGGATTGAACGGGACCGGATTCGTAGTGAGCGATCCGAATTATTGCAAACCAGTATAAAAAGTGCTAAAAACGACGAGGCCATGCAGCGAGCGCAGGAAGCAGTTTTAAAAATCATTATGGAAAAACAACATGA contains:
- the spoIIIAC gene encoding stage III sporulation protein AC yields the protein MGLDVLFKIAGVGILVSVFHTALKQAGKEDMAHLCTLAGFTMVLLWVVQLLGRLFTTVQEVFKLF
- the spoIIIAD gene encoding stage III sporulation protein AD, with translation MDIVQIVGLGFVVTLLSLIIKRERPEIALQLSLALAAIIFLLVLTKIGAVLNLFRDLAEKANISQMYLNTILKIIGIAYIAEFGAQVCKDAGEGAVASKIELAGKVMVMVMAIPIIVLVLDTVIRLIP
- the spoIIIAE gene encoding stage III sporulation protein AE — its product is MMRKAVMVLLWLMLLSSTVWGAPADQTDVTQQVLEKMSLEDINQVVDKIKAELHENVPGVENLTIQEMAAKGIRINWQQWWKSLMARFFQEIAANIHLSGKLLFLAVLCAILQNLQNSFERSNVSLLTYSICFSFLSVIALTSIYNVLELARQTVAQMVDFMQALLPVLISLLAGVGAVTSAALFSPVMLFLTSMVSLLVKDVVLPLLFLTTVLECVNYLSTTYRLDNLASVFKQGGMVVLSLALVVFIGVVTIQGVSGGVSDGIALRTAKYATATFIPVVGKMFSDTVELVMGASLLLKNTVGILGVLAVLMICVWPLLKILSLIVVIKLTGALIQPMGDDRMAKCLDMMGNNLLLIFGAVLTAALMFFLGITMIIGVGNATVMLR
- the spoIIIAF gene encoding stage III sporulation protein AF codes for the protein MEAITLWVKNIVLVVVFACFLDLLLPNNSMQRFIKVIVGLFIMLAILNPLVGFFQNKWETEAALASSTMTEGRQSGDVTTTINNTVVEREVLAKEIYTKDLSKQIRTLVLAIQGVQEAKVAVELADEKNSKHKGGISKIKIYLKPGNYSGKSDTVEKIQPISVSDGEPAQRQNSQEEIRAELKNRIIKTVTELYLLSPEQVEIYKLF
- a CDS encoding SpoIIIAH-like family protein yields the protein MILSIKRYKIALVVCGVFILILLLACAELLHRNDYQSKADRSNSMQVNTTVAVDKTAPVLSQDFFTEYRIERDRIRSERSELLQTSIKSAKNDEAMQRAQEAVLKIIMEKQHESEIESLIKARGFSDALVFIWDNSVSVVIKAASLSRDEVVQIADIVSRVSGAKPENITISAKP